Proteins encoded by one window of Streptacidiphilus sp. PB12-B1b:
- a CDS encoding glycosyltransferase has product MRILFSSTPAYGHLLPLAPLIRAALAQGHQAAVLSGAGMSGAMAEELPGVPLLAAGPMPEVFVAETARRTGKDVFNPAPEVVGELFAGVRLDLTLPQALPAARAWAPDLVVAEYYDAVGPLLAAVLGVPWHQFGLGPGLPQALLDELARAAAPRYAAHGATPSPAASYLDIWPAALHEPGWSSPAPRRALRPQAHRRPSQTWTAPRFADPDRPRVLVTLGTIFSDSAVLRAVVQAVSTQDVNIVATLGSSLRGETASPASSSSPTAAGGGSGGGRVAYVPFAPMDSLLDGTAAVVGAGGSGTVLAALSRGVPMVLWPQGADQPVTAARAQAAGAAITVDGADALAPALAAVLALDDYGDAARTVAADLAALPDAQQTLQDLTH; this is encoded by the coding sequence ATGAGGATTCTGTTCAGCAGCACCCCGGCCTACGGGCACCTGCTGCCGCTGGCGCCGCTGATACGGGCCGCCCTCGCGCAGGGGCACCAGGCGGCCGTGCTGAGCGGCGCGGGCATGTCCGGGGCGATGGCCGAGGAACTGCCCGGGGTGCCGCTGCTGGCCGCGGGCCCGATGCCCGAGGTGTTCGTCGCCGAGACCGCGCGGCGCACCGGCAAGGACGTGTTCAACCCGGCCCCGGAGGTGGTCGGCGAGCTGTTCGCCGGGGTCCGGCTGGACCTGACCCTGCCGCAGGCGCTGCCCGCCGCGCGGGCGTGGGCCCCGGACCTGGTCGTCGCCGAGTACTACGACGCCGTCGGCCCGCTGCTGGCCGCCGTCCTGGGCGTGCCGTGGCACCAGTTCGGCCTGGGCCCGGGGCTGCCGCAGGCACTGCTGGACGAGCTGGCCCGCGCCGCAGCGCCCCGGTACGCGGCCCACGGCGCCACGCCCTCGCCCGCGGCCAGCTACCTCGACATCTGGCCCGCAGCACTGCACGAGCCCGGCTGGAGCAGCCCGGCCCCGCGCCGGGCACTGCGGCCCCAGGCACACCGGCGCCCGTCGCAGACGTGGACCGCGCCGCGGTTCGCCGACCCCGACAGACCCCGGGTGCTGGTCACCCTGGGCACAATCTTCTCGGACTCCGCCGTGCTGCGGGCCGTCGTGCAGGCCGTGTCCACCCAGGACGTGAACATCGTGGCCACCCTCGGCTCCTCCCTGCGCGGCGAGACCGCCTCCCCCGCCTCCTCCAGCTCCCCCACAGCCGCCGGCGGCGGTTCGGGCGGGGGCCGCGTGGCCTACGTGCCGTTCGCGCCGATGGACAGCCTGCTGGACGGGACGGCCGCGGTCGTGGGCGCGGGCGGCTCGGGCACCGTACTGGCAGCCCTGAGCCGCGGAGTGCCGATGGTGCTCTGGCCCCAGGGCGCGGACCAGCCCGTCACCGCAGCCCGCGCACAAGCCGCCGGCGCCGCGATCACCGTGGACGGCGCGGACGCGCTGGCACCCGCCCTGGCCGCCGTCCTGGCCCTGGACGACTACGGCGACGCGGCACGCACCGTAGCCGCCGACCTGGCCGCACTGCCCGACGCCCAGCAAACCCTCCAGGACCTGACCCACTGA